Proteins encoded together in one Chitinophaga sp. LS1 window:
- a CDS encoding tetratricopeptide repeat protein, giving the protein MIRALLLLLLLPTSRLLAQQADSVMEYLQEQDYPRAITYLQAHLDTNNIKQQSLLAYTYYQAGSYSEAVSTYEKVLDLDSTNVSAHQYIANICLNQHATVLAIPHLRRIAALRPNNPVAIRQLSFALLNNDEAEEGFDLLLKAYKLNPADPKTVNRLADERIGQEMYTSADSILNVYLQKDSTQSFITGTAVRCNYYLKNYRNCITLGKYLMQHEVVMQGAMSYVTAASFILKDYQFCIDINTYMENRKSPSEQVMYYAALACSQLKMYEQSNQLLSTCIDLARSKSLPDYYAAMASNNEGLKLYKPAIANMDTAYYLSRAPMHLYSIGRMYDVNMKNQAIAKKYYKRYLQEGDSTDKQEAMIYKYLKETYFTTK; this is encoded by the coding sequence ATGATCAGAGCCCTTCTGCTACTGTTATTATTACCAACCAGCAGGCTGCTGGCCCAACAAGCCGATTCTGTAATGGAATACCTGCAGGAGCAGGATTATCCCCGTGCCATCACTTATCTGCAAGCCCACCTGGACACAAATAATATTAAACAACAATCGCTACTGGCGTACACGTACTATCAGGCAGGAAGTTATAGTGAAGCTGTGAGCACCTATGAAAAAGTATTGGACCTGGATAGTACAAACGTATCTGCGCATCAGTACATTGCCAATATCTGCCTCAATCAGCACGCCACCGTCCTGGCAATCCCACACCTTCGCCGTATTGCCGCTTTACGGCCCAATAATCCGGTGGCTATCCGGCAACTGAGCTTTGCCCTCTTAAACAACGACGAGGCCGAAGAAGGCTTTGATTTGCTGTTAAAAGCCTATAAGCTCAATCCCGCTGATCCTAAAACCGTCAACCGCCTCGCCGATGAACGCATCGGACAGGAAATGTATACCTCCGCAGATTCCATTCTCAATGTCTACCTGCAAAAAGATTCTACCCAGTCTTTTATCACAGGTACTGCTGTCAGGTGCAACTACTATTTAAAAAATTACAGGAACTGCATCACCCTTGGCAAATACCTGATGCAGCATGAGGTGGTCATGCAGGGTGCTATGAGCTATGTTACAGCAGCCAGTTTTATACTGAAAGATTACCAGTTCTGCATAGACATCAACACCTACATGGAAAACCGCAAAAGTCCTTCTGAACAGGTCATGTACTATGCAGCCCTCGCCTGTAGCCAACTGAAAATGTATGAACAGAGTAACCAGCTGTTAAGTACCTGCATAGACCTGGCCCGCTCTAAAAGTTTGCCAGACTATTATGCTGCAATGGCATCAAATAATGAAGGGTTAAAATTGTATAAACCGGCCATCGCCAATATGGATACCGCCTACTACCTGAGCCGTGCGCCCATGCACTTATATAGTATAGGAAGAATGTATGACGTGAATATGAAGAATCAGGCAATTGCGAAAAAATACTATAAACGCTACTTACAGGAAGGTGACAGTACAGATAAACAGGAAGCGATGATCTATAAATATTTAAAAGAGACTTACTTCACAACTAAGTAA
- a CDS encoding redoxin domain-containing protein, giving the protein MKKITSLCVIAAMCCASLKAQRIDSLYKVYDKLATSTDEKDKAYLATELYKHLQSKKEEDWQLAANTFYRLNKKDVVDSIKIAEKKKFPAGLVVRQDQIALIYDEKDPAKKEAMYYQLIKRFPPAKFGPDRIAYDYVRNAIGGAYANIDSVAKAVKFANMVETSAWKGEGWAGIGNILARKGHFKEAEMLLKKAVDTSYSFKIAKVQDNAAKFAGVGYRSYNAILSKMLYNDKNYEEALKYAENAYKVYQEDGELNGGVLDTYSKTLIALGRDKEAFEKIDEAVKAGQATNDMKTELKSLYTKVKGTEGYDAYLQEVNRQLVAKITKELNKQMINTPAPDFTLTDLDGKNVTLSELKGKIVVLDFWATWCGPCKASFPVMKQAVLRYEKENDVKFLFIHTWERDDKAVADTKKFIADNNYPFEVLMDLNEHKAATAYKVNSIPAKFVIDKAGNIRFKFSGFSGGADAALEEISAMISMIRG; this is encoded by the coding sequence ATGAAAAAGATTACCTCATTGTGTGTTATTGCTGCTATGTGCTGTGCCTCCTTAAAGGCACAGCGCATAGATAGCCTGTATAAGGTTTATGATAAGCTGGCCACTTCCACAGATGAAAAAGACAAAGCGTACCTGGCTACGGAGTTGTACAAACATCTGCAAAGTAAAAAGGAAGAGGATTGGCAGCTGGCAGCAAATACATTCTACCGTCTTAATAAAAAGGACGTAGTGGATTCCATTAAGATTGCTGAAAAGAAAAAGTTTCCTGCGGGTCTGGTGGTAAGACAGGATCAGATTGCACTCATCTATGATGAGAAAGACCCGGCGAAGAAAGAGGCAATGTATTACCAGCTGATCAAGCGCTTCCCTCCTGCTAAGTTTGGGCCGGACAGGATTGCGTATGATTATGTGAGGAATGCTATCGGCGGTGCATATGCTAATATCGATAGTGTAGCCAAAGCCGTTAAATTTGCCAACATGGTCGAGACTTCTGCCTGGAAAGGTGAGGGCTGGGCTGGTATTGGTAATATACTGGCTAGAAAAGGGCATTTTAAAGAAGCGGAAATGCTGCTAAAAAAAGCGGTGGACACTTCCTATTCATTTAAGATTGCAAAGGTACAGGACAATGCAGCGAAATTTGCTGGTGTTGGGTATCGGTCTTATAACGCCATCTTGTCAAAGATGCTGTATAATGATAAAAACTATGAAGAAGCGCTGAAGTATGCAGAGAATGCGTACAAGGTGTATCAGGAAGATGGTGAGTTAAATGGAGGGGTGTTAGACACATATTCCAAAACACTGATTGCACTGGGTCGTGATAAAGAAGCTTTTGAAAAGATCGATGAAGCAGTGAAAGCTGGTCAGGCGACCAATGATATGAAAACGGAGCTGAAATCCCTTTATACAAAAGTAAAAGGAACGGAAGGCTACGATGCATACCTGCAGGAAGTGAACCGACAGCTGGTTGCAAAGATCACGAAAGAGCTGAACAAGCAGATGATCAATACCCCTGCTCCTGACTTTACTTTGACGGATCTGGATGGGAAGAATGTGACATTGAGTGAGCTGAAGGGGAAGATTGTGGTACTTGATTTCTGGGCTACGTGGTGCGGACCGTGTAAAGCGTCTTTCCCTGTGATGAAACAGGCAGTGCTGAGGTATGAAAAAGAAAACGATGTAAAGTTTCTCTTTATTCATACATGGGAAAGGGATGATAAGGCGGTAGCTGATACAAAGAAGTTTATAGCCGATAATAATTATCCTTTTGAAGTGCTGATGGATTTAAATGAGCACAAGGCTGCCACAGCCTACAAGGTGAATAGCATACCTGCTAAGTTTGTGATTGATAAGGCAGGGAATATCCGCTTTAAGTTCTCAGGATTCTCAGGTGGCGCTGATGCAGCGCTGGAGGAAATATCTGCGATGATATCTATGATACGCGGTTAA
- a CDS encoding RagB/SusD family nutrient uptake outer membrane protein yields the protein MKKLSYILLALGLTATSCKKFVTIDNAPNSLSASDTYASDGTATSAVVALYSYWATTYCLQYYTWTAELLGDDIQYRYYSSTPAMAEFQNGNVTTTNSNVRNYQWYYPYYVIAEANNAIEGLTKSTTLTTSVKNQLLGESYFMRAFHFFYLNNFFGGVPLSLDPVALNNANLPRSTKAEVYTQIISDLKTAEELLPGTYTGTLHARANKYAVEALLARVYLYQKDYTNAVAYATKVIGATDVTYTLSDLSTTFKTSSAETILQFATYYGYSSFGYRASSATTIPNYYLYDSFLSEFETGDNRKTTWTDSLVSGGVTYRRVNKYKLGTATAGDEYNVVLRLAEQYLIRAEASAQLNDIATAQADLDKVRTRAGLANTTAATKDELLTAIAQERKIELFGEFGHRWFDLVRTGQADAVLSQEKSTWLSRDTLMPIPYQEILNNQKLTQNPGYE from the coding sequence ATGAAGAAACTATCATATATATTACTCGCATTGGGGCTTACCGCCACTTCATGCAAGAAGTTTGTAACAATCGACAATGCACCGAATTCACTGTCTGCTTCAGACACATATGCGTCTGACGGAACAGCTACCAGTGCCGTAGTAGCATTGTACTCTTACTGGGCTACCACTTATTGTCTACAGTACTATACCTGGACTGCAGAGTTACTGGGTGATGATATTCAATATCGCTATTACAGTTCTACTCCTGCTATGGCTGAATTCCAGAATGGGAATGTAACAACGACCAACAGCAATGTCCGTAACTACCAGTGGTATTATCCTTACTATGTAATTGCGGAAGCAAACAATGCGATTGAAGGGCTGACTAAATCTACGACACTGACTACTTCGGTAAAGAACCAGTTATTAGGTGAAAGTTACTTCATGCGTGCATTTCATTTCTTTTACCTGAACAATTTCTTTGGTGGCGTGCCATTGTCACTCGATCCGGTTGCACTGAACAATGCCAATCTGCCAAGATCGACCAAAGCAGAAGTGTATACACAGATCATCAGTGATCTGAAAACTGCCGAAGAGTTACTGCCTGGTACTTATACCGGTACCCTGCATGCAAGGGCGAACAAGTATGCAGTAGAAGCTTTGCTGGCAAGAGTATACCTTTATCAGAAAGATTACACTAACGCTGTGGCTTATGCAACAAAAGTGATCGGCGCTACGGATGTAACATATACCCTTTCTGACCTGAGTACAACTTTCAAAACCAGCAGTGCAGAAACCATTTTACAGTTTGCTACTTACTATGGTTATAGCAGCTTTGGCTACAGGGCTTCTTCTGCTACGACGATTCCTAACTATTACCTGTATGATTCATTTCTAAGTGAATTTGAAACAGGAGATAACAGGAAAACAACATGGACAGATAGTCTTGTAAGCGGAGGGGTTACCTATCGTCGTGTCAATAAATACAAACTGGGTACCGCCACTGCAGGTGATGAATACAATGTGGTGCTGCGCCTGGCAGAGCAATACCTGATCCGCGCAGAAGCCAGTGCGCAATTGAATGACATTGCTACGGCACAGGCCGACCTGGATAAGGTCCGTACCCGTGCCGGCCTGGCGAATACCACTGCTGCTACAAAAGATGAACTGCTCACTGCCATTGCACAAGAGCGAAAAATAGAATTGTTTGGTGAATTTGGACACCGCTGGTTTGACCTGGTACGTACCGGTCAGGCAGATGCGGTATTGAGTCAGGAGAAATCTACCTGGTTATCCAGGGATACCCTGATGCCAATTCCTTATCAGGAAATTCTGAATAATCAAAAACTGACCCAGAACCCGGGTTACGAATGA